In Zymoseptoria tritici IPO323 chromosome 7, whole genome shotgun sequence, a single genomic region encodes these proteins:
- the CPH2401 gene encoding chromosome condensation complex Condensin, subunit H (Chromosome condensation complex Condensin, subunit H), with translation MPRVRAPTGGASASPLKTVQIPLNDDREEKAKRLQSRQALHSKQMSQLKAAAATPQRKRRSLAMGDEDPATPSQDDEDPYGVRGDHVTPMKRVPILANFEEWMKMATDNKINANNSWNFALIDYFHDMSLLREGDSVNFQKASCTLDGCVKIYTSRVDSVATETGKLLSGLADSGNKKRKGGDAENGDGEEGDDDEEGEDGTKKKGRKKAQRSAEATLVSSFEQLRLKKMELEFSVDPLFKKASADFDEGGAKGLLLNHLSIDSTGRIVFDSSEDAQAEDVDESRRDSMEPEGDETVREKDEEPVSQDGPVDIGALGARFFPDLDRLDDHDICPTMKTFELGGGDGAMDLPFLKAPENWRDERAESQAGDNQADQSGINLNDETSPFGMDDDDAGVGGFDLGPETGFGEGGEAWARDAALQPQMRVFDALAGAEGGDDAGGEVGVFDTSANAYGVTLQHRPDHDQENILNYFDNAMQKNWAGPEHWKIARIKEANKEKPRTTRKEKEPFEINFDAPMSQEMAQALYTSATNNSNISLPKKEWKSRTRNLLPDDKHFNSKDLLKLFLKPKAKMGARKGTSRQNAHLLPNGDVDEAYWASQNPAGTNHSQPHPMDDDAVQGDYDANFFQDDNLPMPGGVDADDDDDFADAVEAFPLDGEVDAAAPIGAGIDSVGATAGAPPGSEAFGANLVAQSRRMRPEYVQYARVAKKVDVRRLKEEMWRGIGWDPLTHRPTDPETPSSNMDAPPANKRPSQIPPLSTTDTETLHFVDIMNNLQHVYPRAQMSDISTSYGFICLLHLANEKGLVIENVEGWTDLTVRKDFEAEGGGGD, from the exons atgcCTCGTGTACGCGCGCCGACCGGAGGAGCCTCAGCATCCCCACTCAAGACGGTCCAGATCCCATTGAACGATGACAGGGAGGAGAAAGCCAAGCGTCTTCAGTCGCGACAAGCCCTGCACTCCAAGCAAATGAGCCAACTCAaggccgcggcggcgacaCCGCAACGCAAGCGGAGATCTCTCGCGATGGGAGACGAGGACCCGGCGACGCCATCtcaggacgatgaggacccATACGGAGTGCGTGGAGACCATGTCACGCCTATGAAGCGTGTGCCGATTCTTGCAAACTTCGAAGAGTGGATGAAAATGGCGACAGACAACAAGATCAACGCGAATAACAGCTGGAACTTCGCGCTCATCGACTACTTCCATGACATGAGCTTGCTGCGGGAAGGTGATAGCGTCAACTTCCAAAAAGCGAGCTGTACCTTGGATGGATGTGTCAAGATCTATACAAGCAGAGTGGATAGTGTCGCAACGGAGACCGGAAAGCTACTGAGCGGTTTGGCGGACAGCGGGAACAAGAAGCGCAAAGGTGGTGATGCGGAGAATGgggacggcgaggaaggtgatgacgatgaagaggggGAAGATGGGACCAAGAAAAAGGGCAGGAAGAAGGCACAAAGGTCCGCCGAGGCTACGCTCGTCAGCTCATTCGAGCAGCTTaggttgaagaagatggagttGGAGTTTTCGGTCGATCCTCTGTTCAAGAAAGCATCTGCCGATTTCGATGAAGGCGGCGCAAAGGGCTTGCTTCTCAATCACCTCTCCATCGACAGCACAGGACGCATTGTATTTGACAGCAGCGAGGATGCGCAAGCCGAAGATGTTGACGAGTCACGACGCGACAGCATGGAGCCAGAAGGTGACGAGACAGTGAgggagaaggacgaggagccAGTCTCTCAAGATGGACCTGTGGACATTGGAGCTCTTGGCGCACGATTCTTTCCGGATCTAGACCGACTGGACGACCACGACATTTGTCCGACAATGAAGACATTTGAGCTTGGTGGAGGCGACGGAGCAATGGATCTGCCATTTTTGAAGGCACCAGAGAATTGGCGAGACGAGCGTGCAGAGTCGCAAGCGGGCGATAATCAAGCCGACCAATCTGGAATCAACCTCAACGATGAGACTTCACCATTTGGAatggacgacgatgatgctggCGTTGGTGGCTTCGACCTCGGACCGGAGACTGGGTTCggtgagggaggtgaggCTTGGGCAAGAGATGCTGCATTACAACCACAAATGCGTGTGTTCGATGCATTGGCCGGGGCTGAGGGTGGTGATGATgccggcggcgaggtgggaGTGTTCGACACAAGCGCCAATGCCTACGGCGTGACACTGCAGCATCGGCCGGATCATGACCAAGAGAACATTTTGAATTACTTTGACAACGCGATGCAGAAGAATTGGGCCGGTCCGGAGCACTGGAAGATTGCACGGATAAAAGAGGCCAACAAGGAGAAACCGAGGACCACACGCAAAGAAAAGGAACCATTTGAAATCAACTTTGATGCTCCAATGTCGCAAGAAATGGCGCAAGCTCTCTACACTTCCGCAACGAACAACAGCAATATCAGCCTGCCGAAGAAAGAGTGGAAGAGCCGGACTCGCAATCTCCTACCGGACGACAAGCACTTCAATTCCAAAGATCTCCTGAAACTCTTCCTCAAGCCGAAAGCGAAGATGGGAGCAAGGAAAGGAACATCCCGTCAGAATGCACATCTCCTACCCAACGGCGACGTCGACGAAGCATACTGGGCATCGCAAAACCCTGCCGGCACAAATCATTCACAGCCTCATCCCATGGACGACGACGCCGTGCAAGGAGACTACGATGCCAATTTCTTCCAGGACGACAACCTTCCCATGCCCGGCGGAGTGGACGcagatgacgacgacgactttgcAGACGCCGTCGAGGCTTTCCCACTCGATGGTGAGGTCGACGCCGCGGCTCCGATCGGAGCGGGCATTGACAGCGTGGGTGCGACAGCGGGTGCTCCGCCAGGCAGCGAGGCCTTCGGTGCGAATCTCGTTGCGCAGAGTCGGAGAATGCGGCCGGAGTATGTGCAATACGCAAGAGTAGCGAAGAAGGTCGATGTGCGGAGGCTGAAGGAAGAGATGTGGCGGGGAATAGGCTGGG ATCCCCTCACTCACAGACCCACCGACCCCGAAaccccctcctccaacatGGACGCACCACCCGCCAACAAACGCCCCTCCCAAATCCCacccctctccaccaccgacaCGGAAACTCTCCACTTCGTCGACATCATGAATAATCTCCAACACGTCTACCCCCGCGCGCAGATGTCCGACATTAGCACGAGTTATGGGTTTATTTGTTTGCTGCATTTGGCGAATGAGAAGGGGTTGGTGATTGAGAATGTAGAGGGGTGGACAGATTTGACCGTCAGAAAGGATTTTGAGGCAGAGGGTGGGGGTGGGGATTGA